The DNA sequence CTGGCCCGGGCTCGTGCCGCCGACGCCGATGTCGCCCGGATTCGAGCTGGTGCGACTCCTGCAGGAGACGCGCAGCCCTACCGTGTGGTAGGAGAAGAGGGGGAACTGCGGGGGGCAGAGGACGCACAGGACACCGGTGACGACGATCGACTCGACGACTGAGATCACTCGCCTCGGCAGGCGGGTGGACGCCCATGGCGCGGTGGAGGTACTGGCCGCCGCCCGGTCGGTCGCGGTGATCTGTCACGTGCATCCCGATGCCGACAGTGTCGGTGCCGGTCTGGCGCTGGCGCTGATCCTCGACCGGGCGGGTACCGAGGTCGAGGTGAGCTTCGCGACGCCGTCGACGTTGCCGGAGTCGCTGCAGATGCTTCCCGGCGGTCATCTGATGGTGGCCCCGGCGGACATGCGCCGCGATACAGATCTGGTGGTGACCGTCGATGCCCCGAGCCTCAACCGGCTCGGCGGCCTGGCTGCGCTGGTCGACGGCGACCGCGAGGTGCTGGTCATCGACCACCACAAGTCCAACACCCTGTTCGGCAGCGCCAATTTCGTTGACCCGAAGGCGGATTCGACCACCATGCTGGTTGCCGAGCTGCTGGACGCCTGGGATAAGACGATCGACCGGGACGTGGCGTCTTGCCTGTATGCCGGGTTGACCATCGACACCGGATCGTTCCGGTGGGCTACTCCGCGGGCACTGCGCCTGGCGGCGCGGCTCGTCGAGCTGGGTGTCGACAACGCGGCGATCAGCCGCGAGCTGTTCGACACCCATCCCTTCGTCTGGCTGCCGCTGCTGTCGCGGGTGCTGTCGACGGCCCGGCTGGTGCCGGCCGCGGCCGCCGGTGACGGTCTGGTGTACGTCGTGGTCACTCATGATGATTGGCTGACCAACCGCTCCGAGGAGATCGAGAGCATCGTCGATATCGTCCGGACCGCGCACGAGGCCGAGGTGGCCGCGGTGTTCAAGGAGATCGAGCCGCAGCACTGGTCGGTGTCGATGCGTGCCAAGAGCTTCGACCTGACCACGGTTGCCGGCACCTTCGGCGGCGGTGGGCACCGGCTGGCCGCCGGCTACTCGACCGCTGGCCCGATCGACGATGTGGTGGCGCAGTTGACCGCCGCACTCGGCTGACCAGGCCGTCGCCCGCAATCGAATTTCACCTTTGGTAGGGATCTACTCGCACTTCGAGTGCAAAAAGTGAAACTCGATCTCGATGATGACGGTGGTCTGAAGTGACTGACGCAGACGCGGCGTCCCCGCGGCGGATCGCGGCGCTGGCCCTGCCGGCCCTCGGCGTGCTGGCAGCCGAACCCCTCTACCTGTTGTTCGACATCGCGGTCGTCGGCCGGCTGGGTGCGCTGGCGTTGGCCGGGCTGGCGATCGGCGGGCTGATCCTGTCGGTGGTCAGCGCGCAGCTCACCTTCCTGTCCTATGGCACCACCGCCCGCTCGGCGCGTTTCTACGGCGCGGGCAACCGGGCCGCCGCCGTCGGTGAGGGGGTGCAGGCCACCTGGCTGGCGTTCGCGATGGGCGCGGTGATCGTCGTCGGCGTCGAACTGGCTGCGGAACCGCTGGTTTCGGCCCTTGCCGGCAGCAAGTCGGCCGGCGGGGATATCGCGGCAACCGCGCTGCCCTGGGTGCACATCGCGATCTTCGGCGTGCCCGCGATCCTGGTGTCGGCAGCCGGTAACGGGTGGATGCGCGGCGTGCAGGACACCATGCGGCCGCTGCGCTACGTCCTGGTCGGCTTCGGTACCTCGGCGGTGCTGTGTCCGCTGCTGGTGTACGGCTGGCTCGGGCTGCCACGGCTGGAGCTGGCCGGCTCGGCGGTGGCCAACCTGGTGGGGCAGTGGCTGGCCGCGGTGTTGTTCGCCGGCGCCCTGCTCGCCGAGAAGGTGCCGCTGCGGGTGGACGTCGCCGTGCTGCGCGCGCAGGTGGTGATGGGCCGCGATCTGGTGGTGCGCACCCTGGCGTTCCAGGCCTGCTTCGTCTCGGCCGCCGCGGTGGCCGCCCGGTTCGGCGCGGCCGCCGTCGCCGCCCACCAGGTAGTGCTGCAGCTGTGGAATTTCCTTGCGCTGGTTCTGGATTCGTTGGCGATCGCGGCACAGTCGTTGGTCGGTGCGGCCCTCGGTGCTGGCCACACCGAGCACGCCAAGTCGGTGGCGTTGCGGGTGACGGTGTTCTCGACGGTCGCGGCGGCGGCGCTGGCGACCGTCTTCGCCGCCGGGTCCTCGGCGCTGCCCGCGTTGTTCACCGACGACCGCTCTGTCCTGGACGCGGTGGGGGTGCCGTGGTGGTTTATGGTCGCCCAGTTGCCGATCGCCGGTGTGGTGTTCGCTCTCGACGGTGTACTGCTGGGCGCCGGTGATGCCGCGTTCATGCGCAGCGCCACCCTGATCAGTGCGCTGGTCGGGTTCCTGCCGCTGATCTGGCTGTCACTGGCGTTCGGCTGGGGGCTGCTCGGCATCTGGGCCGGCCTCAGCGCCTTCATGGTGCTGCGGTTGGTGTTCGTGGGCTGGCGGGCGTTCTCGGGGCGCTGGCTGGTGACGGGCACCCGCTGACGCCACGGATGTGGGCACTAGCGAAGTGACCAGCTGTCGACGACGGTGTCAATTTTTGCTGACTGCGCAGCGAGCGGGCTGATGATGCGCTACTAATGGACGTTGCTGATGCAGCTCGTGGATTCGGGGGAGCTATGGGTTCGAATGGGTTTGGCCTACGTGTTGGATCCGCAGCGTTTGCGATGGGGCTGGGGTTGGCGGTCGCCAGCAACCCCGCTGTAGCGGTAGCTGACCCCTCCGACCAGGGATCTACGTCGCAGCCGTCGAATTCGTCAAACTCGAGCGAAACAGCCGGCGGGTCCACCGCCCCGGGGGCGGCTCCCCGTTCGGTCGGTACGTCGCGGCGATCCGCGCAGGCACATCCCGGCAGTGCGACCGGTGGTCCGAAGAAAGCCACCAGCACGGTATCGGGCGCACGCTCGGGCTCGGCTGCGGCGAGCCGTGCCGAGACCGCGACCGGCGAGCCCGCGGCCGGCACGGCCGTGCAACCGGCGACACAGCCCCGGCATCCCGCCTCCGACACCGCCACC is a window from the Mycolicibacterium anyangense genome containing:
- a CDS encoding DHH family phosphoesterase, yielding MTTIDSTTEITRLGRRVDAHGAVEVLAAARSVAVICHVHPDADSVGAGLALALILDRAGTEVEVSFATPSTLPESLQMLPGGHLMVAPADMRRDTDLVVTVDAPSLNRLGGLAALVDGDREVLVIDHHKSNTLFGSANFVDPKADSTTMLVAELLDAWDKTIDRDVASCLYAGLTIDTGSFRWATPRALRLAARLVELGVDNAAISRELFDTHPFVWLPLLSRVLSTARLVPAAAAGDGLVYVVVTHDDWLTNRSEEIESIVDIVRTAHEAEVAAVFKEIEPQHWSVSMRAKSFDLTTVAGTFGGGGHRLAAGYSTAGPIDDVVAQLTAALG
- a CDS encoding MATE family efflux transporter → MTDADAASPRRIAALALPALGVLAAEPLYLLFDIAVVGRLGALALAGLAIGGLILSVVSAQLTFLSYGTTARSARFYGAGNRAAAVGEGVQATWLAFAMGAVIVVGVELAAEPLVSALAGSKSAGGDIAATALPWVHIAIFGVPAILVSAAGNGWMRGVQDTMRPLRYVLVGFGTSAVLCPLLVYGWLGLPRLELAGSAVANLVGQWLAAVLFAGALLAEKVPLRVDVAVLRAQVVMGRDLVVRTLAFQACFVSAAAVAARFGAAAVAAHQVVLQLWNFLALVLDSLAIAAQSLVGAALGAGHTEHAKSVALRVTVFSTVAAAALATVFAAGSSALPALFTDDRSVLDAVGVPWWFMVAQLPIAGVVFALDGVLLGAGDAAFMRSATLISALVGFLPLIWLSLAFGWGLLGIWAGLSAFMVLRLVFVGWRAFSGRWLVTGTR